From Streptomyces sp. NBC_00370, a single genomic window includes:
- the pta gene encoding phosphate acetyltransferase, with product MTRSVYVTGIDRGDGRQVVELGVMELLTRQVDRVGVFRPLVHDGPDRMFDLLRTRYRLAQDPSTVFGLDYGAASALQAERGTDELVSRLVEGFHRVAREYDVVLVLGSDFAGTQLPDELALNARLANEFGASVIAVVGGKDQSAESVRAEARNAHRAYEVLGCDVLTIMVNRVAADDREAIAAGLETQLPVPSYVLPDDPALAAPTVAQITRALGGTVLLGDESGLARDALGFVFGGAMLPNFLGALTPGCLVVTPGDRADIVVGALAAHSAGTPPIAGLLLTLDERPDDAVLTLAARLAPGTPVVSVAGGSFATAAELFTFEGKLSAATPRKAETALGLFERHVDTADLLARMSVARSGHVTPMMFERDLLDQARASRRRIVLPEGAEERVLRAVDVLLRRDVCDLTLLGDVDTIRKKAADLGIDLGAAQLIDPARSELRKEFAARYAKLRAHRGVTVELAYDVVADVNYFGTLMVREGLADGMVSGSVHSTAATIRPAFEIIRTKEGASIVSSVFFMCLADRVLVYGDCAVNPDPNAEQLADIAVQAAATAARFGVEPRIAMLSYSTGTSGTGADVDKVREATALVRAARPDLRIEGPIQYDAAVEPSVAATKLPDSEVAGQATVLIFPDLNTGNNTYKAVQRSAGAVAVGPVLQGLRKPVNDLSRGATVQDIVNTVAISAIQAQDETE from the coding sequence GTGACGCGCAGCGTGTACGTGACCGGGATCGACCGCGGAGACGGCCGGCAGGTCGTCGAGCTGGGGGTGATGGAGCTGCTGACCCGGCAGGTGGACCGGGTCGGGGTGTTCCGGCCGCTGGTGCACGACGGTCCGGACCGGATGTTCGACCTGCTGCGCACCCGCTACCGGCTGGCGCAGGATCCGTCGACCGTCTTCGGCCTCGACTACGGCGCCGCCTCCGCGCTGCAGGCCGAGCGCGGTACGGACGAGCTGGTGTCCCGGCTGGTGGAGGGGTTCCACCGGGTCGCGCGCGAGTACGACGTCGTGCTGGTGCTGGGGTCGGACTTCGCCGGCACCCAGCTGCCCGACGAGCTGGCGCTCAACGCCCGGCTCGCCAACGAGTTCGGCGCCTCGGTGATCGCGGTGGTGGGCGGCAAGGACCAGAGCGCCGAGTCGGTACGGGCCGAGGCGCGCAACGCGCACCGCGCGTACGAGGTGCTGGGCTGCGACGTGCTGACGATAATGGTCAACCGCGTCGCGGCCGACGACCGGGAGGCCATCGCGGCGGGGCTGGAAACGCAGCTGCCGGTGCCCAGTTACGTCCTGCCGGACGATCCGGCGCTGGCGGCGCCGACCGTGGCGCAGATCACCCGGGCACTGGGCGGAACGGTCCTGCTGGGTGACGAGTCGGGGCTCGCCAGGGACGCGCTGGGGTTCGTGTTCGGCGGGGCGATGCTGCCGAACTTCCTCGGGGCGCTGACCCCGGGCTGTCTGGTGGTCACGCCGGGCGACCGCGCGGACATCGTGGTCGGCGCGCTGGCCGCGCACTCGGCGGGGACGCCGCCCATCGCCGGGCTGCTGCTGACCCTGGACGAGCGGCCGGACGACGCGGTGCTGACGCTGGCCGCGCGGCTCGCGCCCGGTACGCCCGTGGTGTCGGTGGCCGGCGGGTCTTTCGCGACGGCGGCCGAACTGTTCACCTTCGAGGGGAAGTTGAGCGCCGCCACGCCGCGTAAGGCGGAGACGGCGCTGGGGCTGTTCGAGCGGCACGTGGACACCGCTGATCTGCTGGCGCGGATGTCGGTCGCCCGCAGCGGCCATGTCACGCCGATGATGTTCGAGCGCGATCTGCTGGACCAGGCGCGCGCGTCGCGGCGCCGGATCGTGCTGCCCGAGGGCGCCGAGGAGCGGGTGCTGCGGGCGGTGGACGTGCTGCTGCGGCGGGACGTGTGTGATCTGACGCTGCTGGGTGACGTGGACACCATCCGGAAGAAGGCCGCCGATCTCGGTATCGACCTGGGCGCGGCGCAGTTGATCGACCCGGCCAGGTCGGAGCTGCGCAAGGAGTTCGCGGCGCGGTACGCGAAGCTGCGGGCGCACCGGGGGGTGACGGTGGAGCTGGCGTACGACGTGGTCGCCGATGTGAACTACTTCGGCACGCTGATGGTGCGCGAGGGCCTGGCCGACGGCATGGTGTCGGGCTCGGTGCACTCGACGGCGGCGACGATCCGGCCGGCCTTCGAGATCATCCGGACGAAGGAGGGCGCCTCCATAGTCTCCTCGGTGTTCTTCATGTGCCTCGCCGACCGGGTGCTGGTGTACGGCGACTGCGCGGTCAACCCGGACCCGAACGCGGAGCAGTTGGCCGACATCGCGGTGCAGGCGGCGGCGACGGCCGCGCGGTTCGGGGTCGAGCCGAGGATCGCGATGCTGTCGTACTCGACGGGTACGTCGGGTACGGGCGCCGACGTAGACAAGGTGCGGGAGGCGACGGCGCTGGTGCGCGCGGCCCGGCCGGATCTGCGGATCGAGGGCCCGATCCAGTACGACGCGGCCGTGGAGCCTTCGGTCGCCGCGACGAAGCTGCCCGACTCGGAGGTGGCGGGGCAGGCGACGGTGCTGATCTTCCCGGACCTGAACACCGGCAACAACACGTACAAGGCCGTGCAGCGTTCGGCGGGCGCCGTGGCCGTGGGCCCGGTGCTCCAGGGGCTGCGCAAGCCGGTCAACGACCTGTCACGCGGCGCCACGGTGCAGGACATCGTCAACACGGTCGCCATTTCGGCGATCCAGGCGCAGGACGAGACAGAATGA